From a region of the Castanea sativa cultivar Marrone di Chiusa Pesio chromosome 10, ASM4071231v1 genome:
- the LOC142612134 gene encoding putative pectinesterase 66, with amino-acid sequence MGARLDKLILEAITNLNEPRGSDRVAIALYIEARLAKVFTMCFLEFLMASKYVNILPASGRKLLNGLVFPLLLPCLIFSQLGFTSMFDTLNLVKLSPLRKCLNGGSFGLCGFAKGSAFLCKLNKANPFKVAFTITVDIAGHGNFTTIQSAIDSIPSGNAKWIRIQIFAGVYREKVTITYDKTCIFLDGAGSRETFIEWDGHESTNTSSTFTSYAENLVVKGIGFKNTYNLGPKQNHLVQALSAEILGDKAAFYNCSFFGVQDTLWDVGGRHYFYQCYIQGGVDFIFGNGQSFYEQSVLYYSLETYGNGTYIGYITAQGRDSAEESSGFVFKDCVIHGRGKAYLGRAWKAFSRVIIANSKLSDIVVPVGWDAWQFVGHEDQLTYAEVDNSGPGADTSKRVPWLKKLSACEINQFLSVDKFINQDGWIAKLPTVN; translated from the exons ATGGGAGCCAG GTTGGATAAGCTTATATTAGAGGCTATTACCAATTTGAATGAGCCAAGGGGTTCTGACAGGGTTGCAATTGCTTTGTACATAGAG GCTAGACTAGCAAAGGTCTTCACAATGTGCTTTTTGGAATTCCTTATGGCTTCCAAGTATGTCAACATTTTGCCTGCTAGTGGAAGGAAACTTTTAAATGGG TTGGTCTTTCCACTTTTACTTCCATGTTTGATATTCTCTCAACTTGGTTTTACTTCCATGTTTGATACTCTCAACTTGGTCAAGCTATCACCATTGAGAAAATGCTTGAATG GTGGTTCATTTGGACTATGTGGTTTTGCCAAAGG ATCAGCTTTCTTGTGTAAACTAAATAAAGCCAACCCCTTCAAAGTTGCATTTACCATCACTGTAGATATTGCAGGTCACGGAAACTTCACGACCATTCAAAGCGCCATTGATTCTATTCCTTCAGGCAACGCTAAGTGGATACGGATTCAAATTTTTGCTGGCGTATACAG AGAAAAAGTCACAATCACATACGATAAAACATGCATTTTCCTTGATGGAGCAGGCAGCCGGGAAACATTTATTGAATGGGATGGTCATGAAAGTACGAATACTAGCTCTACTTTCACTTCATATGCTGAAAATCTTGTAGTGAAAGGCATTGGCTTTAAG AACACATACAATTTGGGGCCAAAACAGAACCACCTCGTACAAGCTTTGTCAGCTGAAATACTTGGGGACAAAGCTGCTTTCTATAACTGCAGCTTTTTTGGGGTGCAAGATACGTTGTGGGATGTGGGCGGCCGCCATTACTTTTACCAATGCTACATCCAAGGTGGAGTCGATTTTATATTTGGCAATGGCCAATCTTTCTATGAg CAAAGTGTCCTATATTATTCGTTGGAAACATATGGTAATGGAACCTACATCGGCTATATAACAGCACAAGGGAGGGACTCAGCTGAGGAATCTTCTGGATTTGTATTTAAAGATTGTGTGATTCATGGGAGAGGTAAAGCTTACCTTGGGAGAGCTTGGAAAGCTTTTTCCAGAGTAATTATTGCCAATTCAAAGTTATCAGATATAGTAGTCCCAGTGGGCTGGGATGCTTGGCAATTCGTGGGCCATGA AGATCAACTTACATATGCGGAGGTGGATAATTCTGGACCGGGTGCTGACACTTCCAAACGTGTTCCTTGGCTAAAGAAATTGAGTGCATGtgaaatcaatcaatttttaagtGTTGATAAATTCATCAACCAAGATGGATGGATCGCCAAACTACCTACAGTCAATTGA